From Camelina sativa cultivar DH55 chromosome 7, Cs, whole genome shotgun sequence, one genomic window encodes:
- the LOC104700936 gene encoding transcription factor bHLH96-like: protein MALEAVVYPQDPFSYISCKDFPFYDLYFQEEEDLDPQDTKNNIKLGQGQEHGFASNNYNGKSGDNSDDYNFNEEDLQWPRDDLPYGSAVDTKNQPPPLDVAVGGRRKRRRTRSCKNKEEIENQRMTHIAVERNRRKQMNEYLAVLRSLMPPSYAQRGDQASIVGGAITYLKELEHHLQSIEPPVKTAAENNETGRDQTNTIVAASSSGPFSDFFAFPQYSSQPTSAAAAEGMAEIEVTMVESHASLKILAKKRPKQLLKLVASIQSLRLTLLHLNVTTRDDSVLYSISVKVEEGSQLNTVEDIAAAVNQILRRIEEESSFS, encoded by the exons ATGGCCTTGGAGGCTGTTGTTTACCCGCAAGATCCATTCTCCTACATCTCTTGCAAAGATTTCCCGTTTTACGATTTGTactttcaagaagaagaagatctagaTCCACAAGACACCAAGAACAACATTAAGCTAGGGCAAGGACAAGAACATGGGTTTGCAAGTAATAATTACAACGGTAAAAGCGGAGATAACAGTGATGATTATAACTTCAACGAAGAGGATCTTCAATGGCCACGAGACGACCTTCCTTATGGATCTGCCGTCGATACCAAGAACCAGCCTCCGCCGTTGGATGTGGCGGTAGgagggaggaggaagaggagaaggacGAGGTCTTGCAAGAACAAGGAAGAGATCGAGAACCAGAGGATGACTCACATCGCCGTTGAGAGAAATCGCCGGAAACAGATGAATGAGTACCTCGCCGTTCTCCGTTCTCTCATGCCACCTTCTTACGCTCAAAGG GGAGATCAAGCGTCAATCGTAGGCGGAGCCATTACCTACTTAAAGGAGCTTGagcatcatttacaatcaatTGAGCCTCCAGTGAAGACCGCCGCAGAAAACAACGAAACCGGCCGCGACCAGACCAACACAATCGTCGCTGCTAGCTCATCCGGACCATTCTCGGATTTCTTTGCATTTCCTCAGTACTCGAGCCAGCCTACGTCAGCGGCAGCGGCTGAGGGGATGGCGGAGATAGAGGTGACGATGGTGGAGAGCCATGCAAGTCTGAAGATACTTGCGAAGAAGCGACCGAAGCAGCTTCTTAAACTGGTCGCATCAATACAGAGCCTAAGGCtcactcttcttcatctcaacGTCACCACTCGAGATGACTCCGTCCTCTATTCCATAAGCGTCAAG